The Eremothecium cymbalariae DBVPG#7215 chromosome 1, complete sequence DNA segment AATACCAGCGATTATTCGTTTTCCGAAGGTGAGATAATTACACATCTTTTACGTTTACCTTCAAAAACTGTGTTTGAGCACGAAAAATCAGTCAAATTTATTGTAGGAACCGTAAGAGAGGGAGGAGGACACacaatttatttattttccATCGATGATGGATATTTTTCGGTACAAAATCGTATACAATTAAACTGGCTTGTTACTACTATTGAACCCTGTGGGTCGGTTATCATAATAGCTGGTGAGAAACTACTGGtttgttcaatatctgaaaacaaaaatagaTGGCAATTCGAAAAAGGTAAATTGGCTATTACTGAAATAAGAAGCGAACTTGTAATGGCTGGGGCACTCCATGATAGCATGATCATTCTTTTTGACGCTTTCAAGGGTATTGAAGCTTATAACCTAACTTCATCTCCCACTGGTTATTTCTCTTTAACACCCTCTGATGTGGCAGCTGGCTATCCGCGTGTGACACATTATTTGATATCCCGATATGCGTCATGTTCCATTCGATCAAGTGCCACATATAATTTCAATGCTGCCGCAGTCACTGATCTAGACGTTCCTAGGTGTTTGGATACTCAGTCGTTGTTTTTGGATACGTCAATTACATTCATTATGATAAGCGATGCGAAGGGATGCCTCTACCTGTACCAATTTTCTCCTTTCAGTGTGTTATATGGGAAGAATTTCTGTTCTTTTACACTCAGCAATGAAATCATGGCTATTTCGCCAATACCACAAAACCCATTGCATAATCTGGACAGTCCTATACCATTATTTGCAGTTCTTACATCCGACAACATAGTGCATATTTTATCCTATGGCAAATCCAAAGTAGGTGGTTCATGTGTAGACATTCACTGTCTCGAATCCTACTCTGATTCCGATCTGTCCACCTATGTTGAAACACCCTATGATAAGAGGTTTCTATTCAATTCTATTCACCAACCTAATAGACGTACCACACCCAACCTCCTCGTCTCTCCACCTGTGGCTGAGCCTCCTACCCACTACGATACCTCTAGGCAATTAATCAACCTCCATTTACATGATGTAACCTCACAATACTAGAAATGTATGCCTCAGCActtatattattgataaaaataCGTATATACACACAAAACGTTTCGATCTATAGCgacaaaaattaaacagATAGAAAATACCCTTTTTAAATCAACAAAGTCTCGATTTTGTCTTTGACACCATAGATTTGGTTCTTCATTGGAGAAGCATCGTTCGTCGTAATTGAAGCAGCAATCACTGGTCTGGAAACCCCACAAGCTCTACCCAAAGCAACTCTAGAAGGCACAAATACATATGGAACATTCTTATCCTCACACAATAATGGCAAATGCAACAAAATCTCAATAGGTTCACAGTCAGCCgccataataataaactcAGAAATACCACGGTTCAAAGTCTTGGTGGCCTCATTAGCGcccttcttcaactgtcTCATATTAGACGCTTGCTGCACAACATCCAAAATTTGTTGTGTCAAAGTATCATCTGCTAATGGGAACGCTTTAGGATTAGGTTTAGATGACATGTTTAAGTATGGTATTCTTCAAGTTCCTTGCAAACAGGTTTTAATAGCTCGCTTGAATGGCCGATTTGACTTCAAAACACCAACGCTAAGAAACAGTTTACCTACTAAAAAGAACTACTACTTTTTAATACTCAagatatatgatgatgcGATGAGCTTGAGGAACATCGCtcgaaaattttttcaaaaagaaacgtgaaatttgaaatttgaaaaacaagaaTCACAAGGTACGAAATTGTAACCGTGGAAAGTTGGTAACGGTCGGCACAAATAGAATTAGCAGAACCAGCTAGATAGGCTGGCTAAGATGATGAGTAAAGTGTTTTAGACCGAGTGTTGAGCACATTTGTCGatgtttatttattttaatgtGTAATTTATTTAGTTTTAGTAAATTATAGGGTTTGTTACTGGGGTTCTTGGAACGAAATTCCGGATTTAAGTAGTTTTAATGGAAGTCAGGTATGTTTGGAAATGTGCTAATCATatgatgaaataaaataaagtcAGCTAACTTAACATAGAAATATACTGTTATAAGCAGAAGAGGATAGAAACTATGTTTTTTCAAGAGGTAGATTCGGGAGAGGGTAATGCAGTGATTCCTGAAGTTAAAAAGTTCGATGAATTTAAAACAATTGATTGGGTTGAGGAGGAGAAGTGTCATGAGGGGAGGATTGTGGTTGGTGAGACATATTATGAAGGGCGGTGGAGTAGTTACAAAAACCTGATATGGAGGAGAGGGAAAGTGGTGATCGTTTTGACGTTGATTGGGTTGCTGGTTGGGTGTATTGCCGGATTCATACAAATCTTCACAGAAACATTGGTTAATTTGAAGTCTGGGGTGTGTACGCGGAATTGGTTATTGAACAAGTCTTTTTGCTGTACAGATAGAGATGAACATACAGGGAAGTTATTTGTATTAGACGATGTAAAATGTGTCAATGAGAATATTTGGGCACCTTGGTCTAATCCAGTGTGGGCATATGttgtatttattatcttgtCCTGCGGGTTTGCGATGCTGAGTGCCCTTTCTGTGAGATACCTTGCGCCGATGGCAACAGGGTCGGGGATTTCTGAAATTAAGGTGCATGTTTCAGGGTTTGGTTATAAGGAGAAATTTTTCAGTCTAACTACTTTGGCAGTCAAATCTATAGCTCTACCTTTGGCTATTTCTTCAGGTCTTAGTGTGGGGAAAGAGGGCCCTTCGGTGCACTATGCCACATGTTGCGGCTATATTATAGTTAAGCTACTTCTAGGAAATACATTAAAGTTTCCCGAACAGTCTGAATACTTGATTGCGTCAAGTGCTGCTGGTGTGGCAGTAGCTTTTGGTGCTCCCATTGGTGGAGTATTGTTTGGTTTAGAGGAAATATCCAGTTCTGCTCAGTTTAATCTGTCTACTCTTTGGAAGTCTTATTATGTTGCATTGTGTGCAGTTTCCATGTTACAATACATAAATCCTTTTAGGAATGGAAAAATTGTACTATTCGAGGTAAAATACGACAATGATTGGCATGTTCAAGAAATACCCATATTCGTTCTATTGGGTATATTTGGGGGATTATATGGCAATTATATCAGTAAGTGGAATATCAGGTTTGTACAATTCAGAAGAAAGTATTTATGGAAATGGCCTTTACAGGAGGTATTTTTATTAGCTTCGGTCACCTCCATCTTGTCATATTTCAACGAGTTTCTAAAGCTTGATATGACGGAAAGCATggaaattttatttcatgAATGTGTTAAAGATTCCAATAACTCTCAATGGAATCATAGACTATGCgtaattgatgaaaaatcaacTTTATTAAGTTTTTTTGGAATGTACTTCTCTTTGATTTTTGCAACTCTTTTGAGAGCTCttggtgttgttgtgtCGTATGGTTGCCAGGTTCCTGCAGGCATCTTCGTACCATCAATGGCTGTTGGTGCTACTTTTGGCCGTTCTGTCAGTTTATTGGTGGAGAGATTTATCACTGGACCAAATGTAATTACTACAGGCACTTACGCATTCTTAGGCGCTGCAGCTGCTTTAAGCGGGATTACGAATATGACTTTAACGGTTGTTGTGATAATGTTTGAATTGACTGGTGcatttatttatattattccAACAATGGTTGTGGTTGCAGTTACAAGGATCGTCTTCAACTCCTTCGGTTCAGAGGGTGGTATTGCTGAGAAGATGATTACGATTAATGGTTTTCCGTACTTGGAGTATCCTCAAGAGAACAATGACTTTTTAGACGATTATTGCGCTGAAGATATCATGACCACCAACTTGATAACCATAAAGGAAACTATGCATCTATTAGAGTTAGAATCACTTTTGGAGACAGTAGGGAGTTCTTATAGGGGCTTTCCTATCATCAAAGTTGAAGACACAAATGAACTTGAAAAGCGTTGTGTCGGCTACGTTTCTTTGCGTAACATTCAGTCTTATTTAGGTATGGTCACTAGTGATGACAGAGCACGAAACACCATAATTAATTTTAACAAAGAGAATTCAACGgctgatgaagataattTTATacattttaaagatttgGTTAATTACACCCCATTCCATGTTCATAGATCACTTTCACTATCCCTTCTTTCTCGCATGTTTCAAAAGCTTGGTTGTAAACTAGTAATAGTTGAAGAGGCTGGCTTTCTAATGGGAATAATCACACAAAAGGACTTTCTAAGATTTCAAAGAACAAAGAGAAGGGAAATAATGGGTCCATTGTACACATTTGATGAATCATTGGAGGAAGGATTATGGTCTATTATTACAGCTGCAAACcataaaatgaaaaatatgcTCTAGTTgtaatatttaaaattgttAAATAATGTTTGATTTTCTACCAGGTTTGATacatatttttattttacaaCCAATAGACCGAAAGACTAAAATTCATCCATCCTCAATCCTCATGCCATTTACCGACCCGCTTGTATTCTGAATACAAAGATTTAAAATATGTTCTACCTGCGTTGTCCAAATTGGAATTGACAATTACAAGTTCTTCTTGGGACAAAACGTCAAATATGGCATAGACAGACATAATTAATTCTTTACGGATATTAGCTTCAAACGGATTGGTAATCGATATATGAATGTATTTTAGAAGTAAGACCGGCAAATATTTTCTTAATGATCTCTTAACAACCGCAATTTTAGAATTTAGCGTGCCCCTGGTATTGCTGCTAGAAATATTAGAAGGTTCGCAGAAATTGGTAATTAATCTTGACAAATATTTGGCTGATCTATATGACAATTCGTATTTCTTACTATTAGATATGACCTCTAGTAATGAACATAAAGTGCTGTTAACAACATGATGACGATTTGAAAGCTTATAACGGTggaataataatattgatgacAATAATTGTGTTGTTGCTATAAATATAGCATCAAAACGACGGCATCTTGAAGACAATGCAAAATTCAGCTTGGAACACATGGGAAACAACAGTTCAATGGTGTATTGAGAAAATAGCCATGGATTCGTTCCTAGTAATTTCTTGTAGGTGTTCAAAATGTTTAGAATCGTATCGGGATTATCACCTATAAAGTTCTCACAATAGGTGTAAAATGCTGAAACGGATTTTCGAAATAACTTCACACCATAGACATTAGATTTTGACAAAGTATTAATAAATGATTCGTAAAGTTCAAGAACACCATTCGTTAggttattatcaaattgaGGAAATGAAGCTAAAATGGTCAAAAATGTAGAGTTGAATACCTTTACATCATGGCTTATAGTCTTTTGAATCGCGAAATGGATCCCCTTTATTAAATTGGCCTTCTCGATAGCCATACTTCTTAAAACCACATAGTGAGTTAGTAAGAAGAGTAAATTATCGTAATAACATGAACAAAACAGGAAAAAACTCTCCAGAAGTTCAACATCATTTGtcattttaatatatttcgAAAGGTGAGTCTCTAGATTGATTAAATCTTGCTGTTTTATTAACTCACTATTAGAGCTAAAAAGCAAGTACAAAGACTGTAAAATCCATGATATCTGTCTGTGTTCCCCATCTACCTTacttttcttcaaatgatCTATAACCCCAGAAATATAAAGATCTCTTAAAGATGCA contains these protein-coding regions:
- the SNU13 gene encoding RNA binding protein SNU13 (similar to Ashbya gossypii AEL070W) → MSSKPNPKAFPLADDTLTQQILDVVQQASNMRQLKKGANEATKTLNRGISEFIIMAADCEPIEILLHLPLLCEDKNVPYVFVPSRVALGRACGVSRPVIAASITTNDASPMKNQIYGVKDKIETLLI
- the GEF1 gene encoding Gef1p (similar to Ashbya gossypii AEL071C); translated protein: MFFQEVDSGEGNAVIPEVKKFDEFKTIDWVEEEKCHEGRIVVGETYYEGRWSSYKNLIWRRGKVVIVLTLIGLLVGCIAGFIQIFTETLVNLKSGVCTRNWLLNKSFCCTDRDEHTGKLFVLDDVKCVNENIWAPWSNPVWAYVVFIILSCGFAMLSALSVRYLAPMATGSGISEIKVHVSGFGYKEKFFSLTTLAVKSIALPLAISSGLSVGKEGPSVHYATCCGYIIVKLLLGNTLKFPEQSEYLIASSAAGVAVAFGAPIGGVLFGLEEISSSAQFNLSTLWKSYYVALCAVSMLQYINPFRNGKIVLFEVKYDNDWHVQEIPIFVLLGIFGGLYGNYISKWNIRFVQFRRKYLWKWPLQEVFLLASVTSILSYFNEFLKLDMTESMEILFHECVKDSNNSQWNHRLCVIDEKSTLLSFFGMYFSLIFATLLRALGVVVSYGCQVPAGIFVPSMAVGATFGRSVSLLVERFITGPNVITTGTYAFLGAAAALSGITNMTLTVVVIMFELTGAFIYIIPTMVVVAVTRIVFNSFGSEGGIAEKMITINGFPYLEYPQENNDFLDDYCAEDIMTTNLITIKETMHLLELESLLETVGSSYRGFPIIKVEDTNELEKRCVGYVSLRNIQSYLGMVTSDDRARNTIINFNKENSTADEDNFIHFKDLVNYTPFHVHRSLSLSLLSRMFQKLGCKLVIVEEAGFLMGIITQKDFLRFQRTKRREIMGPLYTFDESLEEGLWSIITAANHKMKNML